GCCCAGGACCCTGCGCACCGGGTTGGGGGAGGTGATGAGAGGTTGCTCAGCCGCTGCATTGGTTTCAGCAGTCACAAACGCAGGCACTTCTCCCGATTCAGACAGGCATCCCAGACCGGGGTTGAATACCGGCCAATCGTTCTCCCACGCCACCGGCGCCAAGAAGGTCTCCCGGCCCAGCAGCGTCAGACTGTGCCGTGGTCTCGTCGCGAGCGCCACGGCCCACCAGGATCCGTCGGTTGCCTGAACCAAGTCGGCGTGGCCGACGCATTGAACGGCGGCGGTGCCGCCGAAGTTCCGATGCGTGAGCACCGGGTTACGGGGATTGCCAAGGTACGGACCCGTGACATTGTTCGCGCGCGCCACGCTGACGGCATGGTTGTCGCCCGTGCCGCCTTCCGCGGCGAGCAGGTAGAAGTACTCACCGTGTTTATAGAGGTGCGGCCCCTCCGCCCATATGGCCCCTTTGACTGCCCCGGTCCAGAGAATGTGTTCGGGCCCCGTCAGGCGGCCTTCGACAGGGTCAAGGCGCTGCAACCAGATCTCGGTCTGTCCCTCGTATTCCGGCTCAGCAACCTGTCTGCAGCCCGCCCACCAGATATCGTCACCGTCGAAGAAGATGGTGGGATCGATGCCTGCGGCGTCGGGCAGCCATACGGGGTTGCTCCACGGTCCCGCAGCGCTGGCGGCCGTGATGTAAAAGCTTCCCGACGGTCCGTCAACCCCCACCGCGGTGCAGGCGATGTAGAAGAGGCCGTTGTGTTCCCGGATTGTCGGCGCAAACAGACCGCCGGAGGCCCTGGCAGAGGAGAGGTCGAGCTGTTCCGGCCGTGTGATGGCGTGCCCAATCAAGTCCCAGTGCACCAGGTTGGTGCTGGCGTAGACAGGAAGTCCCGGCAGGTACTCAAACGTGGAATTTACCAAATAGAAGGTGTCACCCTGTCGACAGATCGACGGGTCCGGGTGCATTCCCTCCAGCAGGGGGTTCGTGAAGGTAAGGGACTGCTCCGGGGCCGGGACTTTACTCATTGGATACGGCGACCGGCGTGGTCAGGACCCGGCCGCTGCTGAGAATCCGTCGCTGACCTGTCACGGCAATGCGTGCGTTCTGGCCGTCATCCTCTGCATTGTGGGCGACGGCGAGAGTGGCTTCGAGCGGACCGATCTCCCATTGTCCCGACTGCCCCACATAGCTGAGGCGATCAGCAGACACGGTAAAGGTGACGGTCCGGCTTCCGCCGGCCTCGATGTCCACAGCGGCATAACCAATGAGGGTCGAGACGGGACGCGTCACGTGTGCCGTGACCTCGCGGACGTATAGCTGCACCACGTCAGTGCCGTCCCGTTCACCGGTGTTCTGCACCTTGACGGCCACCTGCAGTGTGCCGGTGCTGTCAATCTCATGTGCATCGAGTATCAGGCTCGAGTGGGTGAAGGTGGTGTAACTCAGGCCGTGGCCAAACGGAAACACGAACTCGGCACCCAACGAGGTCACCGCCGACGTTCCGGCGAGAGCCGGTCGCAGATAAGTAGCTGGCTGGCGGCCGGCGGGTCCCGGGTAGGACAGTGTGGTGCGGCCACGCGGATTGATGCGGCCGGACAGGGCGCCCGCCACAGCCGATGCTCCTTCCTGCCCGGGGAACCAGGACTGCACGATAGCGGCGCAGCGGTCCGCCGCCCAGGACAGGTCATAGGGGCGGCCGGTGATGAGGACGAGGACAACAGGTTTTCCGGTGTCCAGCAGCGCCTCGACGAAGCGGCGCTGCACACCGGGCAGCTCGAGGCTGTCCACGTCGTTGCCCTCTCCTACCGTGCCGCGGCCGAACAGTCCGGCTTGGTCTCCCATCACGGCCACCACAACATCGGCGGCACCGGCCTGGGCCACGGCGGCGTCGAATCCCCCGGCATCGTCACCTTCAACCTCGCAGCCGCGGGCGTAGTCAAGGGACGGGAATTCGTTCCTCAGGGCGTCCAAGACGGTGGGGATATCGATCCCGGCGGCAACATCGGGGTAATGGGCCTCCACGTGGTTGGTGAAGCTGTAATCTCCGAGCAGGGCGGTCCTGCTGTCCGCGTTGGGCCCTACCACGGCGATCCGGGCGGCGGATTCCAGCGGCAGCGTGCCGTCATTCGCGAGCAGGATGATCGATTTCTCGGCCACTTCCCGTGCGAGGTCCCGGTGGGCTGCGGGATTGAGGTCCGGAGCCACGGCCTCGGTGCCGGCGCGCTCCGCGTAACCGGCGGCGGCCGCGAAGCCGGCCGGCAGCAGCCCGTAGTGCTGCTTCTGCAGCAAAACCCGGCGGAGTGCGGCGTCAACCGCTTCCTCCTCCAAATCCCCGGAGCGAACGGCAGCAACCAGGTGCGGGAATGCTGCGGCGTCCGGGAGCTCGACGTCGACGCCGGCTGAAATGGCGCGCACCGCGGACTCCGCACGGGACCGGGTAACGCCCTGCGTTGTCTGCAGGAAATTTACGCCGAAGTAGTCGGAAACCACGGTGCCGTCGAAACCGAAGCCGGTGCGCAGCACATCCGTGAGCAGGTGTTTGTCACCGTGCGAAGGCACGTGGTCAATCGCGGAGTAGGACGGCATGATGGACCGTGGCGAGCCTTCGCGGATGGCAACTTCAAAAGGATAGAGGAAGACTTCGGCCAGTTCCCGGGGCCCGGCGTCCACGGGTGCGTGGTTGCGCCCGGCCCGGGAAGCGGAATACCCCACAAAATGCTTAGGGGTGGCGATGATGTCCCTGCTTTCCAGGCCCCGGATGTAGGCGGCGCCCAGGGTTCCCACCACGTACGGATCCTCGCCGAAGGTCTCCTCGGTGCGGCCCCAGCGGGCGTCGCGGGCGACGTCCAGCACCGGTGCGAGTCCCTGGTGAACCTCCAGCCCCTGCAGGCTGTCGCCGATCGCCGCGCCCACGCGCTCGATCAGCTCCGGGTCCCAGGTTGCCGCATACGCGGGAGGTGACGGGAAGGTGGTGGCTCCCCATGCCGCCACGCCGGTCAAGCATTCCTCGTGGACGATCGCACCGATTCCGTGCGGGGCGGCGTCGCGCAGTCCTGCCTGCAGCCGGCGCAGTGTTTCCAACCCGTACTGGGCCGAAACCGGGCGCGTGCCGTAGAGCCGCGTGATCTGGCCGAGGCCCTCGGCCTCCGTCTCCGCCCAGGCCTTGGCCCGGCCAGTGTTCTCGGCCTGGGCCGGTGCCACCTCGCCGCCGTCGGCCACTCCGATCCAGAGACCGACCAGCTGGGCCACCTTCTCTTCCAGAGTCATGGCGTTAATCAGGCTCTCTACGTCGGGGGCCTCTGTCAGGGTGTGCGCAGTCTCGTCAGTCATGGGGTGCTTCCTTTGGACTCGGTGAATCGAAGATCGGTGAAGAAAGGGTTCGGTGCGTGGCCGGACAACCCCGGAGCGAGTGTGCGGCCACAGCGGTGCGCAGGGTCAGGCTCTGCCCTGCAGCTCGGCGAACCGGGGATGTGTTCCAGGGTCGGGAGCAGCCGCCAGCAGCCGCTTCGTGTATTCGTGCCGGGGATCGAGGATGACGGCGTCGGACGGTCCGTGCTCAACCACCTCGCCCCGGTACATCACCAGGATTTCGTCCGAAAAATGGCGGGCTGTGGCCAGGTCATGGGTGATGTACAGGACGGCCAGGTC
This genomic interval from Arthrobacter sunyaminii contains the following:
- a CDS encoding beta-glucosidase, which encodes MTDETAHTLTEAPDVESLINAMTLEEKVAQLVGLWIGVADGGEVAPAQAENTGRAKAWAETEAEGLGQITRLYGTRPVSAQYGLETLRRLQAGLRDAAPHGIGAIVHEECLTGVAAWGATTFPSPPAYAATWDPELIERVGAAIGDSLQGLEVHQGLAPVLDVARDARWGRTEETFGEDPYVVGTLGAAYIRGLESRDIIATPKHFVGYSASRAGRNHAPVDAGPRELAEVFLYPFEVAIREGSPRSIMPSYSAIDHVPSHGDKHLLTDVLRTGFGFDGTVVSDYFGVNFLQTTQGVTRSRAESAVRAISAGVDVELPDAAAFPHLVAAVRSGDLEEEAVDAALRRVLLQKQHYGLLPAGFAAAAGYAERAGTEAVAPDLNPAAHRDLAREVAEKSIILLANDGTLPLESAARIAVVGPNADSRTALLGDYSFTNHVEAHYPDVAAGIDIPTVLDALRNEFPSLDYARGCEVEGDDAGGFDAAVAQAGAADVVVAVMGDQAGLFGRGTVGEGNDVDSLELPGVQRRFVEALLDTGKPVVLVLITGRPYDLSWAADRCAAIVQSWFPGQEGASAVAGALSGRINPRGRTTLSYPGPAGRQPATYLRPALAGTSAVTSLGAEFVFPFGHGLSYTTFTHSSLILDAHEIDSTGTLQVAVKVQNTGERDGTDVVQLYVREVTAHVTRPVSTLIGYAAVDIEAGGSRTVTFTVSADRLSYVGQSGQWEIGPLEATLAVAHNAEDDGQNARIAVTGQRRILSSGRVLTTPVAVSNE
- a CDS encoding glycoside hydrolase family 43 protein translates to MSKVPAPEQSLTFTNPLLEGMHPDPSICRQGDTFYLVNSTFEYLPGLPVYASTNLVHWDLIGHAITRPEQLDLSSARASGGLFAPTIREHNGLFYIACTAVGVDGPSGSFYITAASAAGPWSNPVWLPDAAGIDPTIFFDGDDIWWAGCRQVAEPEYEGQTEIWLQRLDPVEGRLTGPEHILWTGAVKGAIWAEGPHLYKHGEYFYLLAAEGGTGDNHAVSVARANNVTGPYLGNPRNPVLTHRNFGGTAAVQCVGHADLVQATDGSWWAVALATRPRHSLTLLGRETFLAPVAWENDWPVFNPGLGCLSESGEVPAFVTAETNAAAEQPLITSPNPVRRVLGRDEPWITARGFPAQHMGEAGSENRIALLSTGARVDRTEPAAALGVRLSHHTAAFAATVERLLRSPAAGGPMQTLVGISLSQSPESQIRAELSVEKAARIDIIEVAGGVSRIVESRNLDDETFDRLVAGEPAGIELRMAVLDGATVRVETGTDGAVVLSADLPARVLSTEAAGGFVGAVASVYSMGTAGTGAVFAEMVYER